The genomic stretch CGCGGGCCTGTTCTCCACGGCCCACGACCTGGCAGTCTTCTGCCGCACCTTGCTGGCCGGCGGCTCCTACGGCCCGGCCCGCATCCTCGGCCCCGACTTCGTGGAACTCCTCCTGGACCCACCGGGCCTCGGCTTCGCCCTGGACCAGGAGTGGTTCATGGGGGAGCTGGCGGGCCGCGGGGCCGCGGGCCACACGGGCTTCACCGGCACAATGCTGACCCTGGACCGCTCGACGGACACCTTCCTGGTCCTCCTGGCCAACACGGTCCACCCCCGCAGACGCCCCGCGGACAGCGGCCCGCGGGCGGCGGCGGGGACTCGGGTGGCGCGGGCGGTACGGGAACGGTGAGGCTTGTTGCCGACTCCCTCAGGCCCACACCACCTTCACCACGGCATGATGTGCCGCCGCAGCCCGCTCGTAGAGTCCAAGGAGGTCCCTGTGATAGCCGAGGAACTCCTCCCTTGCCTGCGCCTCGCCCCGGCCGTAGCCGCTGAGTCCGGCGCCCGCGATATCCCACAGCTCGTCGAAGGAGATCCGCGCGAGGAAGTCCGCGGCCTGTGACACTTCGGACGGCGGCAGGAGCATCATGGGCGGGTTGGAGGGATCAGCAGTGGTGCCGTATGCCACAGGCCGACCGCCGTAGATCGGCAACGTCCAAGGCTCGTCCGCATCTTCGAGTAGCGCATGGGCCGCGGCATAGAGGTCATCGACGGAGTGCCAGACCTTGTCGATCGCCCAGGCGATGCCCGCTGCGTACTCCTGGGGCAGATTCTCCCAAGCCGCC from Streptomyces davaonensis JCM 4913 encodes the following:
- a CDS encoding DUF1877 family protein; translated protein: MSIHLHFRAVAESEIRDDHTWLTEFMWAAWENLPQEYAAGIAWAIDKVWHSVDDLYAAAHALLEDADEPWTLPIYGGRPVAYGTTADPSNPPMMLLPPSEVSQAADFLARISFDELWDIAGAGLSGYGRGEAQAREEFLGYHRDLLGLYERAAAAHHAVVKVVWA